Genomic DNA from Telopea speciosissima isolate NSW1024214 ecotype Mountain lineage chromosome 2, Tspe_v1, whole genome shotgun sequence:
ACCTAAACAACTCTAAGAACCTTTCTGAGACACCAAGCCCAAAGTGTGAAGATAGTGATCTTGTGTCTGGTCTTTGTTCCATTAAGCAACTATTATGTATCTAAGGGGCTTGATCTAGTGTCTGGATGTTGGATTTGATCAATCTATTATGGGATTGatcaaaaaatttgatttaacgtgttctaCTAATTCTTGAGTTTTTAACGTATCGATCAAATACCTAACATTAGATATCAGAATCAGACAACGTCACAAGAGTGTCTAGGAGGAATAGGAAGAAGTTACCTACACTAGAGTGGAAATTATCACAAGAGGGCTACctgatgtaaaaaaaaattgctgaaaAGATGGCTATCGAAAGGTTTACTGTCCAATAAAATTTAAAAGGGTGAACCTTATTTACAACTGAGTGACCTaaaattttgtctttttttgttgataaaaccctagaattttgtcaagaagaaagagaaacaaactgAGTTGCTTACAATTCCCCACAAAAGTCAGATACTCTGAACTGAGCCAGAAGAAACGTTCCCAATATTGATATTTTAATCGATGTGATCAAAGAAACACCGAAAAAGACAAAACTCTGAGTTAATGTAGTCCAAAACGCCGTAGCCCTACCGGGGACTCCTGTCGTTAAATACTTAACTTTTCACGACGCGTTGTGTATACAATTCTCAGCCACGTACGCCGTCACCATGCAAGCGTTGGAACTTTCCctaaccccaccccacccaacTAAAAGTCTGTACAAAATCCAGAGGTTAAAGaaaccccccttccccccccccctcctcttgtTATCTTGTCGTTATCTGCATTTCTGCATTTCTGCATTTCACACCTGCTTTCTTGTTCCACTCTCTCTTAAGTAAAAAGATCTTCAAATCTCTCCAGTCTTTATTGTACATTTTCTTGTCATCATCTCATGTCTTTAATTTGTCTCTCACACTCACTCACCCCGATCAAGCTCAAGTCAATCCTCCTGAATGCAATTGATCATTACCACCATCAACCCCAATTTCAGATTCCTCTCTGAAACAGACAAAATCTTCTAAGTTAAAGTCCACATTGACCCTCtcatctttatatatatatataaccacTCTTGTATCTACCCTTTCTCTCACTCTCCCACCATCAACAGTACATGCAATCCACTTAACTCTTTTCTGTGGGTGTAGTATACACATGCAGCTCAGttctgaaaagaagagaaaaaaagctATCGAGATGgaagtagtagaagaagaccGATGTCGCAGCTGTTTCAATAGCTGGGTTATGCAACAAGAAGTAGATCTGCAAGAGCTCCTTCAAACACTAACCCAATACCCAAGAGATGAAGAAAAGCTTCGAATGGTAGTAGAGAAGAACATCCAACACTTCCAAGAGTATAACGAGAAACGAACCATTCTGGCCCAAGACCATGCACCATCTTTCTTCTGCCCAGCCTGGTGCACCTCCTTCGAGAATTCCTTCCTTTGGATCGCTGGTTGCAGGCCTACCCTCTCCATCCGACTCGTCTACGCTCTCTGTGGTTCAGAACTCGAAGCTCAACTCGGCGAGTTCCTTAGAGGGGTTAGGAGGGGTAACCTTGCCGAGTTGTCAGCGAGTCAACTCAACCTTGTCAATGACCTTCATTGCAACACCATCAGGGAGGAGGACAAACTGTCCTCCAAGATGGCTAGTCTACAAGAGGAAATAGCGGACCAGCCGCTTGCTCTGATGGCAATGGAGTCGAACCGGGTTGGAGACACTAGTGAGCGGGTGGACCGGGTTCTTGATGGACACGCGCTTGGGTTGGCAGCCATCTTGGAGGACGCCGATAAGTTGAGGCTGCGAACGCTGAAGGAGCTGACGAACATCTTAACACCACTGCAAGGAGTTGATCTTCTGGTGGCAACTAGGAAGCTTCACCTCTCCCTTCACGAATggggaaagaaaagggaatCCAAGCAGCGTCACAGCACAACCATCTCCTGCTCAGCAGAGTAATAAAGCCTACAATAAAGAATCTTCCTGGCCTCTTATATATATGTTAATTAAGTTTATGAGCTtatactattattattattattattattattattagctTGTATGTACATTAAATAATGTAAATGAATATGAAGTATATTAGTTTGAGAATTTATCATCTAGAGATGAAATATAAATTCTAGGTTTCCTTTTGgtatccagatcctctacggcacgCTGCGCAGACTGAGCTGTGCACGCAAAGACCGTCTTACCCTTGTCCAATCGTCTTGCCCGAacggggtaaggcagtcattgcatgCGTGGCTCAGTCTGCGCCGCACAGGCTGCTATGGGCAGTTGGGCCGTAGACAATCTGAATTGTTCCTTTTGTACATTGGCTTGGTTGGAATTATAAAGTGATATTATTATGAACATAAAGCAGTTTAATGAAACATGCAAAAggatggagaggagagagagagagagagagagagagagctaggTATATTAAAGTAAGGTGAGCATCATCATAACAATATCTTTGTAGT
This window encodes:
- the LOC122649876 gene encoding protein DOG1-like 3 is translated as MQLSSEKKRKKAIEMEVVEEDRCRSCFNSWVMQQEVDLQELLQTLTQYPRDEEKLRMVVEKNIQHFQEYNEKRTILAQDHAPSFFCPAWCTSFENSFLWIAGCRPTLSIRLVYALCGSELEAQLGEFLRGVRRGNLAELSASQLNLVNDLHCNTIREEDKLSSKMASLQEEIADQPLALMAMESNRVGDTSERVDRVLDGHALGLAAILEDADKLRLRTLKELTNILTPLQGVDLLVATRKLHLSLHEWGKKRESKQRHSTTISCSAE